A DNA window from Mya arenaria isolate MELC-2E11 chromosome 17, ASM2691426v1 contains the following coding sequences:
- the LOC128223717 gene encoding serine/threonine-protein phosphatase 1 regulatory subunit 10-like — protein MEVEVLVYTKDGFKRVKKRLNKVPEADEKEEANGRGSGDSEEEKEIERAEEQSEDDNKMVVDPQEVLKSLDELLSPTGAMKGPEEVVKIAGMMKEASKLVNKCVFINILKVETSKDNLEKLISGGGWETLNEWLQQAKEDENNPFIIELLKVYRQLPVTVDLLKTNKAAKTIKHLCKTEHADIQTVAKAIFEEWMKLVQPASSEKPKKKRDKDRETDKEKDREREKDKSSSSSSSKSKDSKSSKDSKHRSESGHRESRDSKDGKDEKNRDRKDRDRKDRDKDKEREKDGAKERSKKIEEENMDSSSNDSVQGGDEVTVRKGSGLKLHIKLNGEKTEGKDGEIKKRPATVKRPPSKFRSTGLVDEETTPPPAKLPKNADLSKPIPKRTGSDIKSDLPSKRSRLQMPPPLTVPSTTSTTTASNSPTSPGEMHGKIKINPARSKSNYEIHESTGFMESLDTKSAVRPVKKKRRSSGATPPTSSSGKAPNAPPSPVSPNTAIAKSLPSVPSFYKDTQQEAEPSPEEEKKEESIEDSPSPTGQVTEKAEKAIEGENNDGNGEKERSASPTESQKGLLTTGATKVKKNKKKVSWKPEHEIKEVFLFELDEDERVNVNRAKDFNSAKKAEMIQDRRAVESVRRMANDHMIEQITWYRAPVVLGRKELEYGKESKERSVQRQREAGVLQALFFSRNMLPDTPKEPEMEQPEEHEEPKVIPLEDVSGGEQLLYNYETNPKPVVGSKKSSNSSQPQKQAPPLLPNPEGQGGPGMPPDMPPNSSAGFMPPNMALPSMGPSMPGGQPGGPMGPMGPGPIQDNQQAMQGGIPGGPPPPNGPGGFNVPANLNLPPDLSAILSQIQSQPSGPGTDPVMAQVQQILNNIMCGGSEQSYEQLQQIQQIMSQQMGIPPEMLMQMLPPGMPPPMGMPPPGPMGMRGPPPMMGNGPPGFMGPRQMGPGPPNRFGPGPQGSWGGPNMGGGNFGNPNQGPGNFRMRGSWQPGLRGGKRGGGPNPNRRDDRYRKKACVHFQKNGYCRMGDDCDFLHPGVHKQPNNDSIDT, from the exons ATGGAGGTCGAGGTGTTAGTTTACACGAAGGACGGCTTCAAGAGAGTCAAGAAGAGGCTGAACAAGGTGCCCGAAGCGGACGAGAAAGAAGAGGCCAACGGGAGGGGAAGTGGAGACAGCGAGGAGGAGAAAGAAATAGAGAGAGCTGAAGAACAGAGTGAAGACGATAACAAGATG GTGGTTGATCCACAAGAAGTTTTGAAGAGTCTGGACGAGCTTCTTTCCCCAACAGGAGCGATGAAAGGTCCGGAGGAGGTTGTCAAAATTGCCGG GATGATGAAGGAAGCCAGTAAGCTGGTTAACAAGTGTGTCTTCATCAACATCCTCAAAGTGGAGACCAGCAAAGACAACCTGGAAAA GTTGATATCGGGCGGAGGCTGGGAGACCCTAAATGAATGGTTGCAACAGGCGAAAGAGGATGAGAACAATCCCTTCATCATCGAATTACTTAAGGTGTACAGACAGCTGCCCGTCACAGTGGACTTACTAAAGACCAACAAGGCCGCTAAGACCATCAAGCATCTGTGTAAAACAGAACATGCTG ATATACAGACCGTGGCTAAGGCAATCTTTGAAGAGTGGATGAAACTGGTGCAACCAGCAAGTAGTG AAAAACCCAAGAAGAAGAGAGACAAGGATCGTGAAACAGACAAGGAAAAAGACCGCGAACGTGAAAAGGACaaaagtagcagtagcagcagtagtaaaTCCAAAGATAGTAAGAGCAGTAAGGACTCTAAACACCGATCTGAGTCAGGGCATCGTGAGAGTAGGGACAGTAAAGATGGTAAAGACGAGAAGAATCGGGATAGAAAAGACAGAGATCGGAAAGATCGCGATAAAGATAAAGAGAGGGAGAAAGACGGGGCGAAGGAGAGGAGTAAGAAGATCGAAGAGGAAAATATGGATAGTAGTTCTAACGACAGTGTACAGGGTGGTGATGAAGTTACTGTTCGGAAGGGTTCAGGGCTGAAACTGCATATAAAACTGAATGGGGAAAAGACCGAGGGGAAAGATGGTGAAATCAAGAAACGACCCGCAACAGTTAAACGGCCTCCGAGTAAATTTAGATCTACAG GTCTTGTAGATGAAGAAACAACCCCGCCTCCTGCTAAACTGCCAAAAAATGCTGACCTTAGTAAACCTATACCAAAACGTACTGG GTCTGACATTAAGTCTGATCTCCCCAGCAAGCGATCTCGGTTACAAATGCCCCCGCCACTGACAGTTCCATCAACAACATCCACAACCACAGCCTCAAACTCGCCTACATCTCCTGGAGAAATGCATGGAAAAATCAAGATTAATCCTGCCAGATCTAAAT CAAACTATGAGATTCACGAGAGCACTGGTTTCATGGAGAGCCTCGATACCAAGTCTGCAGTGAGACCAGTGAAGAAGAAGCGACGTAGTTCTGGGGCTACCCCACCCACTAGTAGCTCCGGCAAGGCGCCAAACGCTCCACCTAGTCCAGTCTCACCCAACACTGCAATTGCAAAGTCACTACCATCCGTTCCATCT TTTTACAAAGACACTCAACAGGAGGCCGAGCCGTCACCTGAAGAAGAGAAAAAGGAGGAAAGTATAGAGGACAGCCCCTCCCCCACAGGCCAGGTGACCGAGAAAGCAGAGAAAGCCATTGAAGGGGAGAATAATGATGGAAATGGTG AGAAGGAGCGAAGTGCCTCGCCCACAGAGAGTCAGAAAGGCCTCCTGACCACAGGGGCTACCAAGGTgaagaagaacaagaagaaaGTCTCCTGGAAACCTGAACACGAGATAAAGGAGGTGTTCTTATTTGAGTTGGATGAAGACGAGAGGG TGAATGTGAACAGAGCTAAGGACTTCAACTCGGCCAAGAAAGCAGAAATGATCCAGGACAGAAGG gctGTTGAATCAGTCAGGAGAATGGCAAATGACCACATGATTGAGCAGATTACT TGGTACCGTGCTCCTGTGGTTCTTGGTCGCAAGGAGCTCGAGTATGGCAAAGAGAGCAAGGAACGATCCGTTCAGCGCCAGAGGGAGGCAGGGGTGTTACAAGCCCTGTTCTTCTCCCGAAACATGTTGCCTGACACCCCCAAAGAGCCAGAAATGGAACAACCCGAAGAGCATGAAGAGCCCAAGGTCATTCCATTAGAAGAT GTATCGGGAGGTGAGCAGCTGTTATACAACTATGAGACCAACCCTAAACCAGTCGTTGGCTCCAAAAAGTCCTCAAACTCTTCTCAACCACAGAAACAAGCACCACCACTACTCCCAAATCCAGAAGGACAAGGGGGGCCGGGAATGCCACCAGATATGCCCCCCAACAGCAGTGCAGGATTCATGCCCCCTAATATGGCCCTGCCCAGTATGGGGCCAAGCATGCCTGGGGGTCAACCAGGTGGTCCAATGGGACCCATGGGACCAGGCCCTATTCAGGACAATCAGCAGGCAATGCAAGGGGGTATCCCAGGTGGTCCTCCACCCCCTAATGGGCCTGGAGGGTTCAATGTCCCAGCCAATTTGAACCTACCCCCTGACCTGTCAGCTATATTGTCTCAAATACAGAGCCAGCCGTCCGGTCCGGGCACAGATCCTGTCATGGCCCAGGTGCAACAGATCCTCAACAACATTATG TGTGGTGGATCTGAACAGAGTTATGAGCAGCTGCAACAAATCCAGCAGATCATGAGCCAACAGATgg GCATACCACCGGAGATGTTGATGCAGATGTTACCCCCGGGCATGCCCCCACCAATGGGAATGCCCCCACCAGGCCCAATGGGGATGAGGGGCCCGCCTCCGATGATGGGAAATGGGCCACCTGGATTCATGGGGCCCAGGCAGATGGGACCAGGACCCCCAAACAGATTCGGACCAG GTCCCCAAGGTAGCTGGGGAGGCCCTAACATGGGTGGAGGGAACTTTGGAAACCCCAACCAGGGTCCAGGTAATTTCCGTATGCGGGGCAGCTGGCAGCCAGGGCTTCGAGGTGGGAAGAGAGGAGGCGGACCCAACCCTAACAGGCGGGATGACCGATACCGAAAAAAAG CATGTGTTCACTTCCAAAAGAATGGTTACTGCAGAATGGGCGATGACTGCGACTTTCTTCACCCAGGTGTACATAAACAACCAAATAATGATTCCATAGACACCTGA